In Drosophila teissieri strain GT53w chromosome 2R, Prin_Dtei_1.1, whole genome shotgun sequence, the following proteins share a genomic window:
- the LOC122613254 gene encoding uncharacterized protein LOC122613254, whose amino-acid sequence MYVPLLHRSTQMVLLKRQIRRKAKELRLRKRHAHRRLQLMRRIRDHLLHRMRNSIDHRQRDAEQQRREQARRAVGGMLSMYKHWLRNWSTALRLQSRLIRQQEQVKVGLRRRLRHLRKQLKKVRHPQNLVDKCFDRLFKAVRKWQKQADYYELIKDQDKVWEAEAEEVRNYLSDVRGRRPRKLNRRRVRKNSEIEDFAHFWNTEVVQKNAMIKKQMAMVGRKPDLDVDTTLEKTRRPKKKRKIKAKKIYLSVDNLEVRKKVRKIRKAIRKPRKADPLRPSFDELKMLVKELIGFDWKKKIVKTPKMNRKAIKKERKIAFGKMPKFSDLPTLRPQIRIKTLWKKGRKIVPRNVKMPLEQLTFPDPKIRKPKSRKHRRRKMRYVDRIIKDELNALLAAKAKAKEKGTHPGKPSLSRTLLREMESRDSERQENLVSLMYEDIPPFMRQEIERKNRNKLRAKALPGSSSSSEASKEVFIVSEKVGTKTSTPKGTKLHRSSSGLEIRNRQELPPAGYSGFQLVFKKDSVVSLSDSLNRFAMANRSRKSTRKSIRGPLLIPKKKRVAPPKGQDESHYQSLKKDIMYIHTSDEDQGTLRMSNRHSNRLTLSDTALRVRTSDLRTPKSPSKGKFNYDVLQNDFDKILEPMRASKDSVEKAPEELQLAKEPDIERYHLQDLRSDAKYAALQLFLKDVIEKNHIIEYIPDVNGLMQEVANRQDMWSHLQSLFDELTASGIALDVVKQLLTFKYMEYLNDMVTRKSYARLEPPRDNSPHVVEAEFLKEKQRSEVERLMERNWWTRKRASTPFGMRGLRGSRSETPNSRRQSQNARMDSVLYKKIIEQELKAERLERKRRTTISSTGSTFSLNTSWDLAPSDEQDVRDIEWRYSLHNIKSMMNQHHQLFQALGRKTRTEQMIYKTMEGKLDEMYSTTQFRRPKPEGTTFTVRKKRRHLRPIEQLYYAPRKTCRLQKISESSDCLACECQAEEVGDAMILDKCPRCGVKVPVPAPTTFSTTSSSSVEILSSGSIAACAKNSLLINTLEDLCTRCGYVHEKGHPCSQLPLKMRKTKLLKRIKKSQPTATECPTYCCPRGILRKPRSFDPWQADKECKG is encoded by the exons ATGTATGTGCCCCTGCTCCACCGGAGCACCCAGATGGTGCTGCTGAAGAGGCAGATCCGGCGGAAGGCCAAGGAGTTGCGCCTGCGAAAGCGTCACGCCCACCGCCGCCTGCAGCTGATGCGGCGGATCCGTGACCACCTGCTCCACAGGATGCGGAACTCCATTGACCACCGGCAGCGGGATGCGGAGCAGCAGAGGAGGGAGCAGGCACGGAGGGCTGTGGGCGGTATGCTTTCCATGTACAAGCACTGGCTGCGCAACTGGTCCACAGCTTTGAGGCTACAAAGTCGGCTGATTCgacagcaggagcaggtgAAGGTGGGACTGCGACGCAGACTTCGCCATCTGAGGAAGCAGCTGAAGAAGGTGCGGCATCCGCAGAATCTGGTGGACAAGTGCTTCGATCGACTGTTCAAGGCGGTCAGGAAGTGGCAAAAGCAAGCGGACTACTACGAGCTCATCAAGGATCAGGACAAAGTCTGGGAGGCGGAGGCCGAGGAGGTGCGGAACTACTTGTCGGATGTTCGGGGACGTCGACCCCGAAAGCTAAACCGTCGTAGGGTTAGAAAGAATAGCGAAATCGAGGACTTTGCTCATTTTTGGAACACTGAAGTGGTGCAGAAGAACGCTATGATCAAGAAACAAATGGCCATGGTAGGCAGAAAACCAGACTTGGATGTGGATACAACACTGGAAAAAACTAGGCGACcaaagaagaagaggaagatTAAGgccaagaaaatatatttaagtgtAGACAATCTCGAGGTTCGAAAGAAGGTTAGGAAAATCAGGAAGGCTATTCGGAAGCCAAGGAAGGCAGATCCACTAAGACCATCTTTCGACGAACTGAAAATGTTGGTAAAAGAACTAATAGGATTCGactggaaaaagaaaattgtaaaaacCCCGAAAATGAACAGAAAAGCCATCAAAAAGGAACGGAAGATTGCTTTTGGCAAAATGCCTAAGTTTTCCGATTTGCCAACCTTAAGACCACAAATACGAATAAAAACACTTTGGAAGAAAGGCCGCAAAATAGTTCCCAGAAATGTGAAAATGCCTCTGGAGCAGCTCACCTTTCCCGATCCGAAAATCCGTAAACCAAAATCTCGAAAGCATAGAAGACGTAAAATGCGCTATGTGGATAGGATCATTAAAGACGAGTTGAATGCACTCTTggcggcaaaggcaaaggcaaaggaaaagggCACTCATCCTGGAAAACCTAGCTTATCTCGAACTTTACTTAGGGAAATGGAAAGCAGGGATTCGGAAAGGCAAgaaaatctagtctcactaaTGTACGAAGATATCCCCCCATTTATGAGGCAAGAGATTGAGAGGAAAAATAGGAACAAACTACGTGCCAAGGCATTGCCAGGCAGTTCGAGTAGCTCGGAAGCGTCCAAAGAGGTCTTCATCGTATCCGAAAAAGTGGGCACTAAAACGAGCACTCCAAAAGGAACTAAGCTTCATAGATCAAGCAGCGGTTTAGAAATCAGGAATCGGCAGGAATTGCCACCTGCCGGGTACAGCGGTTTTCAATTGGTTTTCAAAAAGGACAGCGTTGTGTCCCTCAGCGACTCACTGAATAGGTTCGCTATGGCCAATCGGAGCCGAAAATCTACCCGTAAGTCTATTCGCGGGCCACTCCTGATACCCAAAAAGAAACGTGTTGCTCCTCCAAAGGGACAGGACGAGAGTCACTATCAGTCCCTAAAGAAGGACATCATGTACATCCATACTAGCGACGAGGATCAAGGGACACTGAGGATGTCCAATAGGCACTCCAATCGCTTAACACTCAGCGACACAGCACTGCGGGTTCGCACTTCTGATCTCCGAACTCCCAAGTCGCCCTCCAAAGGCAAGTTCAATTATGATGTCCTGCAAAATGATTTCGACAAGATCCTTGAGCCTATGCGAGCTAGCAAGGACAGCGTAGAAAAAGCACCGGAGGAGCTTCAACTCGCCAAGGAGCCCGATATTGAAAGGTATCATTTGCAAGATCTGCGCTCGGATGCAAAATACGCAGCCTTGCAGCTCTTCCTTAAGGACGTTATAGAGAAGAACCATATTATTGAGTATATCCCCGATGTCAATGGACTCATGCAGGAAGTAGCCAACCGCCAGGACATGTGGTCCCATCTCCAGAGTCTCTTCGACGAACTCACAGCATCGGGAATCGCGCTGGACGTAGTGAAGCAATTGCTCACCTTCAAGTACATGGAGTACCTCAACGATATGGTGACCCGGAAGAGCTATGCGCGTTTGGAGCCGCCTCGGGACAATTCGCCTCACGTTGTGGAAGCCGAGTTTCTGAAAGAGAAACAGCGGAGCGAGGTGGAAAGGTTGATGGAGCGGAACTGGTGGACTAGGAAGAGGGCCAGCACACCCTTTGGCATGCGGGGACTCAGGGGGAGCAGAAGTGAGACACCTAACAGTCGACGGCAGTCGCAGAACGCGAGGATGGACAGTGTCCTGTACAAGAAGATCATCGAGCAGGAGCTCAAGGCGGAGCGATTGGAGCGCAAGAGGAGAACTACTATCAGCTCCACGGGATCGACTTTTAGCTTGAACACCAGCTGGGACTTGGCGCCCAGCGACGAGCAGGATGTGCGGGACATCGAGTGGCGCTACTCCCTGCACAACATCAAGAGCATGATGAACCAGCACCATCAGTTGTTCCAG gCTTTGGGGCGCAAGACGCGAACGGAGCAGATGATCTACAAGACGATGGAGGGAAAGTTGGACGAGATGTATTCCACCACACAGTTTCGCCGTCCTAAGCCGGAAGGCACCACCTTTACGGTGAGGAAGAAGCGTAGACATCTTAGGCCCATCGAGCAGCTCTACTACGCACCGCGGAAAACTTGTCGCCTGCAGAAGATCTCCGAGTCCTCAGACTGCCTGGCATGCGAATGCCAAGCGGAGGAAGTCGGTGATGCGATGATTCTGGACAAGTGTCCGCGGTGTGGAGTAAAGGTGCCCGTGCCCGCACCCACTACGTTCTCCACGACGTCCTCGTCCAGCGTCGAGATCCTGTCCAGCGGCTCCATAGCGGCCTGTGCCAAAAACAGCCTGCTAATCAACACCCTCGAGGACCTGTGCACCCGCTGTGGCTATGTCCACGAAAAGGGACATCCCTGCTCGCAGTTACCCTTGAAAATGCGGAAAACCAAGCTGCTAAAGCGGATTAAGAAATCCCAACCTACGGCCACCGAGTGTCCGACGTACTGCTGCCCACGCGGGATCCTTCGGAAGCCCAGAAGTTTTGATCCTTGGCAGGCGGACAAGGAGTGCAAGGGCTGA
- the LOC122614151 gene encoding attacin-C yields MSKICLLIVVIIGVLSCLSVALPQRVYTQPLIYYPPPPPPPRIYRARRQVLGGSLTSNPSGGADARLDLSKAIGTPDHHVIGQVFAAGNTQTKPISTPVTSGATLGYNNHGHGLELTKTHTPGVRDSFQQTATANLFNNGVHNLDAKAFASQNQLANGFKFDRNGAGLDYSHINGHGATLTHANIPGLGKQLELGGRANLWQSQDRNTRLDLGSTASKWTSGPFKGQTDLGANLGISHYFG; encoded by the exons ATGAGCAAAATTTGTCTTCTAATCGTAGTCATCATTGGCGTCCTTAGCTGCCTATCGGTGGCCCTGCCCCAGCGTGTGTATACCCAGCCACTGATCTACTACcctccacctccgccgccgcccagAATCTACAGAGCGCGCCGCCAGGTGCTGGGTGGCTCACTCACTTCCAATCCCAGTGGTGGCGCCGATGCCCGATTGGATCTAAGCAAGGCCATAGGAACCCCCGATCACCACGTGATTGGACAAGTGTTCGCAGCGGGCAACACCCAGACGAAGCCGATATCCACGCCCGTAACCAGCGGCGCCACCCTGGGCTACAACAA CCATGGACACGGCCTGGAACTGACCAAGACCCATACGCCTGGCGTGCGGGACAGCTTCCAGCAGACGGCCACCGCCAACTTGTTCAACAACGGAGTGCACAATCTGGATGCCAAGGCATTCGCCTCGCAGAACCAGCTGGCCAATGGCTTCAAGTTCGACAGGAATGGAGCTGGCCTGGACTACTCGCACATCAACGGGCATGGAGCCACGTTGACGCACGCCAACATCCCCGGACTGGGCAAGCAACTGGAGCTGGGTGGACGGGCCAATCTCTGGCAGTCGCAGGATCGCAACACCAGGCTCGATCTGGGCAGCACGGCCTCCAAGTGGACCAGTGGACCCTTCAAGGGCCAGACCGATCTGGGCGCCAATCTGGGTATCTCCCACTACTTTGGCTAA